In Hyperolius riggenbachi isolate aHypRig1 chromosome 1, aHypRig1.pri, whole genome shotgun sequence, the genomic window ggcagcactgaggggccccgggccctgcAGGAGAGTGACGGGGGAGCAGCTACTGTCCCCGTACATCACTGTGTatgtcaggcagcactgaggggccccGGGTCCTGCAGGAGAGTGACGGGGGAGCAGCCACTGTCCCTGTACATCACTGTGTatgtcaggcagcactgaggaGCCCCGGGCCCTGCAGGAGAGTGACGGGGAGCAGCCACTGTCCCCGTACATCACTGTGTatgtcaggcagcactgaggggccccgggccctgcAGGAGAGTGACGGGGGAGCAGCTACTGTCCCTGTACATCACTGTGTatgtcaggcagcactgaggggccccgggccctgcAGGAGAGTGACGGGGAGCAGCCACTGTCCCTGTACATCACTGTGTatgtcaggcagcactgaggggccccgggccctgcAGGAGAGTGACGGGGGAGCAGCTACTGTCCCTGTACATCACTGTGTatgtcaggcagcactgaggggccccgggccctgcAGGAGAGTGACGGGGGAGCAGCCACTGTCCCTGTACATCACTGTGTatgtcaggcagcactgaggaGCCCCGGGCCCTGCAGGAGAGTGACGGGGAGCAGCCACTGTCCCCGTACATCACTGTGTatgtcaggcagcactgaggggccccgggccctgcAGGAGAGTGACGGGGGAGCAGCTACTGTCCCCGTACATCACTGTGTatgtcaggcagcactgaggggccccgggccctgcAGGAGAGTGACGGGGAGCAGCCACTGTCCCTGTACATCACTGTGTATGTCAGGCAGCACCGAGAGGCCCCGGGCCCTGCAGGAGAGTGACGGAGGAGCAGCTACTGTCCCCGTACATCACTGTGTatgtcaggcagcactgaggggccccgggccctgcAGGAGAGTGACGGGGGAGCAGCTACTGTCCCCGTACATCACTGTGTatgtcaggcagcactgaggggccccgggccctgcAGGAGAGTGACGGGGGAGCAGCCACTGTCCCCGTACATCACTGTGTatgtcaggcagcactgaggggccccgggccctgcAGGAGAGTGACGGGGGAGCAGCTACTGTCCCCGTACATCACTGTGTATGTCAGGCAGCACCGAGAGGCCCCGGGCCCTGCAGGAGAGTGACGGAGGAGCAGCTACTGTCCCCGTACATCACTGTGTatgtcaggcagcactgaggggccccgggccctgcAGGAGAGTGACGGGGGAGCAGCTACTGTCCCCGTACATCACTGTGTATGTCAGGGAGCactgaggggccccgggccctgcAGGAGAGTGACGGGGGAGCAGCCAGTGTCCCCGTACATCACTGTGTatgtcaggcagcactgaggggccccgggccctgcAGGAGAGTGACGGGGGAGCAGCCACTGTCCCCGTACATCACTGTGTatgtcaggcagcactgaggggccccgggccctgcAGGAGAGTGACGGGGGAGCAGCCACTGTCCCTGTACATCACTGTGTATGTCAGGCAGCACCGAGAGGCCCCGGGCCCTGCAGGAGAGTGACGGGGAGCAGCCACTGTCCCTGTACATCACTGTGTatgtcaggcagcactgagggtccCCGGGCCCTGCAGGAGAGTGACGGGGAGCAGCCACTGTCCCTGTACATCACTGTGTatgtcaggcagcactgaggggccccgggccctgcAGGAGAGTGACGGGGGAGCAGCTACTGTCCCCGTACATCACTGTGTATGTCAGGCAGCACCGAGAGGCCCCGGGCCCTGCAGGAGAGTGACGGGGAGCAGCCACTGTCCCTGTACATCACTGTGTatgtcaggcagcactgaggggccccgggccctgcAGGAGAGTGACGGGGGAGCAGCTACTGTCCCCGTACATCACTGTGTatgtcaggcagcactgaggggccccgggccctgcAGGAGAGTGACGGGGGAGCAGCTACTGTCCCTGTACATCACTGTGTatgtcaggcagcactgaggggccccgggccctgcAGGAGAGTGACGGGGGAGCAGCTACTGTCCCCGTACATCACTGTGTatgtcaggcagcactgaggggccccgggccctgcAGGAGAGTGACGGGGGAGCAGCTACTGTCCCCGTACATCACTGTGTATGTCAGGCAGCACCGAGAGGCCCCGGGCCCTGCAGGAGAGTGACGGGGAGCAGCCACTGTCCCTGTACATCACTGTGTatgtcaggcagcactgaggggccccgggccctgcAGGAGAGTGACGGGGGAGCAGCCACTGTCCCTGTACATCACTGTGTatgtcaggcagcactgaggggccccgggccctgcAGGAGAGTGACGGGGAGCAGCCACTGTCCCTgtacatcactgtgtgtgtcaggcagcactgaggaGCCCCGGGCCCTGCAGGAGAGTGATTGGGGAGCAGCCACTGTCCCCGTACATCACTGTGTatgtcaggcagcactgaggggccccgggccctgcAGGAGAGTGACGGGGAGCAGCCACTGTCCCTGTACATCACTGTGTatgtcaggcagcactgaggggccccgggccctgcAGGAGAGTGACAGGGGAGCAGCTACTGTCCCCGTACATCACTACGTACAAGCAGCTACTGTCCCCGTACATCACTGTGTatgtcaggcagcactgaggggccccgggccctgcAGGAGAGTGACGGGGGAGCAGCCACTGTCCCCATACATCACTGTGTatgtcaggcagcactgaggggccccgggccctgcAGGAGAGTGACGGGGAGCAGCCACTGTCCCTgtacatcactgtgtgtgtcaggcagcactgaggaGCCCCGGGCCCTGCAGGAGAGTGATTGGGGAGCAGCCACTGTCCCCGTACATCACTGTGTatgtcaggcagcactgaggggccccgggccctgcAGGAGAGTGACGGGGAGCAGCTACTGTCCCTGTACATCACTGTGTatgtcaggcagcactgaggggccccgggccctgcAGGAGAGTGACGGGGAGCAGCTACTGTCCCCGTACATCACTGTGTatgtcaggcagcactgaggggccccgggccctgcAGGAGAGTGACGGGGGAGCAGCTACTGTCCCTGTACATCACTGTGTatgtcaggcagcactgaggggccccgggccctgcAGGAGAGTGACGGGGGAGCAGCTACTGTCCCTGTACATCACTGTGTatgtcaggcagcactgaggggccccgggccctgcAGGAGAGTGACGGGGGAGCAGCTACTGTCCCTGTACATCACTGTGTatgtcaggcagcactgaggggccccgggccctgcAGGAGAGTGACGGGGGAGCAGCTACTGTCCCCGTACATCACTGTGTatgtcaggcagcactgaggggccccgggccctgcAGGAGAGTGACGGGGGAGCAGCCACTGTCCCCGTACATCACTGTGTatgtcaggcagcactgaggggccccgggccctgcAGGAGAGTGACGGGGGAGCAGCTACTGTCCCCGTACATCACTGTGTATGTCAGGCAGCACCGAGAGGCCCCGGGCCCTGCAGGAGAGTGACGGAGGAGCAGCTACTGTCCCCGTACATCATTGTGTatgtcaggcagcactgaggggccccgggccctgcAGGAGAGTGACGGGGGAGCAGCTACTGTCCCCGTACATCACTGTGTatgtcaggcagcactgaggggccccgggccctgcAGGAGAGTGACGGGGGAGCAGCCAGTGTCCCCGTACATCACTGTGTatgtcaggcagcactgaggggccccgggccctgcAGGAGAGTGACGGGGGAGCAGCCACTGTCCCCGTACATCACTGTGTatgtcaggcagcactgaggggccccgggccctgcAGGAGAGTGACGGGGGAGCAGCCACTGTCCCTGTACATCACTGTGTATGTCAGGCAGCACCGAGAGGCCCCGGGCCCTGCAGGAGTGACGGGGAGCAGCCACTGTCCCTGTACATCACTGTGTATGTCAGGCAGCACCgaggggccccgggccctgcAGGAGAGTGACGGGGGAGCAGCTACTGTCCCCGTACATCACTGTGTatgtcaggcagcactgaggggccccgggccctgcAGGAGAGTGACGGGGGAGCAGCTACTGTCCCCGTACATCACTGTGTatgtcaggcagcactgaggggccccgggccctgcAGGAGAGTGACGGGGGAGCAGCTACTGTCCCCGTACATCACTGTGTatgtcaggcagcactgaggggccccgggccctgcAGGAGAGTGACGGGGGAGCAGCTACTGTCCCCGTACATCACTGTGTATGTCAGGCAGCACCGAGAGGCCCCGGGCCCTGCAGGAGAGTGACGGGGGAGCAGCTACTGTCCCCGTACATCACTGTGTatgtcaggcagcactgaggggccccgggccctgcAGGAGAGTGACGGGGGAGCAGCTACTGTCCCCGTACATCACTGTGTatgtcaggcagcactgaggggccccgggccctgcAGGAGAGTGACGGGGGAGCAGCTACTGTCCCCGTACATCACTGTGTatgtcaggcagcactgaggaGCCCCGGGCCCTGCAGGAGAGTGACGGGGGAGCAGCTACTGTCCCTGTACATCACTGTGTatgtcaggcagcactgaggggccccgggccctgcAGGAGAGTGACGGGGGAGCAGCTACTGTCCCTGTACATCACTGTGTatgtcaggcagcactgaggggccccgggccctgcAGGAGAGTGACGGGGGAGCAGCTACTGTCCCTGTACATCACTGTGTatgtcaggcagcactgaggaGCCCCGGGCCCTGCAGGAGAGTGACGGGGAGCACACAGccgcactgcagtgacaggacgaGTTACCGGGGCCAGTTACAGacactgcaggcagcggaggacggcggcgaggctggaggaagccccaggtatgtacatttTCATTTTGccgccatctcaggtacactttaaagttcctCTTGCTTCAACTCAACAGAAGTTTGTTGCACGGATGCCCCGCCCACAATCTGCAAACAAACACTCGGAAAATATTGAGACGTGCTGACGGAATTCCGTGATTGGGATGGCGCTGGATTAACATCAAACAGAGCCATAGGCTGCAGAGTGtgccgagatgagagaatgcagggccagcactactcagcttacagcataggaggaggtgagccgatgacctccgggtgctcaccaaaacaagCTGGGCGGAGCACCCAGCTaatagagcctggggagaacactggcagaATATCTGCATGAGCCTTACTGCTCAATAACTGTGAATGGTTTATAGCTATAGTGCACAAGTTTCTGTGGCTGATTAGAGTGAAGGTGCCACACACTGGCAGATTCCATCATTATGATCATTGCTGCATCATGGCCTTCCGACCTACCGGCCACATCAACCATGCCTGAGCCACCACCACCTGCCAGGCCCCCAGCCAAGCCACAACCACCACCTGCCAGGCCCCCAGCCAAGCCCCCACCGCCTGCCAGGCCCCCAGCCAAGCCACAACCACCATCTACCGGGTCCCCAGGTCTCCCCAATCTAATGTGCCCCACCCAGCCAAGCCACCACCGCCTGCCAGGCCCCCACCGCCTGCCAGGCCCCCAGCCAAGCCACAACCACCATCTACCGGGTCCCCAGGTCTCCCCAATCTAATGTGCCCCACCCAGCCAAGCCACCACCGCCTGCCAGGCCCCCAGCCAAGCCACCACCGCCTGCCAGGCCCCCAGCCAAGCCACAACCACCATCTACCGGGTCCCCAGGTCTCCCCAATCTAATGTGCCCCACCCAGCCAAGCCACCACCGCCTGCCAGGCCCCCAGCCAAGCCACCACCGCCTGCCAGGCCCCCAGCCAAGCCACAACCACCACCTGCCAGGCCCCCAGCCAAGCCCCCACCGCCTGCCAGGCCCCCAGCCAAGCCACAACCACCATCTACCGGGTCCCCAGGTCTCCCCAATCTAATGTGCCCCACCCAGCCAAGCCACCACCGCCTGCCAGGCCCCCACCGCCTGCCAGGCCCCCAGCCAAGCCACAACCACCATCTACCGGGTCCCCAGGTCTCCCCAATCTAATGTGCCCCACCCAGCCAAGCCACCACCGCCTGCCAGGCCCCCAGCCAAGCCACCACCGCCTGCCAGGCCCCCAGCCAAGCCACAACCACCATCTACCGGGTCCCCAGGTCTCCCCAATCTAATGTGCCCCACCCAGCCAAGCCACCACCGCCTGCCAGGCCCCCAGCCAAGCCACCACCGCCTGCCAGGCCCCCAGCCAAGCCACAACCACCATCTACCGGGTCCCCAGGTCTCCCCAATCTAATCTGCCCCTCCCAGCCAAGCCACTACCGCCTGCCAGGCCCCCAGCCAAGCCACCACCGTCTGCTGTGTCCCCAGCCAAACCACCACCGCCTGCCAGGCCCCCAGCCAAGCCACAACCGCCATCTGCCGGGTCCCCAGGTCTCCCCAATCTAATGTGCTCCACCCAGCCAAGcctccacctcctgctgggccCCCAGCCAAGcctccacctcctgctgggccCCCAGCCAAACCACCACCGCCTGCCagacccccaggtctcccccatctAATGTGCTCCACCCAGCCAAACCACCACCGCCTGCCAGGCCCCCAGCCAAGCCACCTACATCTGCCAGATCCCCAGGCCTCCTGCATCTAATGTGCCCCTCCCAGCCAATAGCGACACCGGTGAATTGACAAAATTATCAGGAATCGCAAGGTGTAAAAACCCAGGAATGTAAATTGGTTTACATAGATTCCCTCTCTCCCTTTTTATAATTACACATAAACCTAAAATTACCTGGTTGATCCTCCAGCACTGCGTTATTGCTACCTGCTCCTTTGTATTGATGTGTCACCATGGCAATGATCAATGCGTCACtcataagtggacctgaactgcacAGCTTTCCACTGGCCCAAACACACTGTGATGTCAGCATGTTTGGGGCGGGCCTGTGGAAAGCCATGCAGTCCAGGTCCATTCACAAGTAAAATGTCAGCTTTTGCCATGGTGATCCGTCACTACgaaggaggaggcagggagggccggAAGTGTGCCCTGGACTGGAGGATCAACCagctacaaaaaacaaacaaacatgtatgtATTGCGGGAAGCCAGATGTGGCGGTCACTAcactgcgggggaaatctgcagcatgcaatccataATTCTCCCCGCACTGCAATGGCAAATCCACAACCCACGGAAACTACTCCACTGACATGCACTGCTTGCGAAGCCATTGCAAAAAAATCCTCTAAGAATTTGCAGTTAATGGAAACGGCCCTCATACATTCAGGTGAACTCCACTGTGAATCCAAGTCAGGATGGTGTTTTTGGGCTGAGAGGCTGAACCGTATGGGCCATCTGAGCCGTCACTACCAGCATCAATGAGGAGTGATACAGGTTAGGTGTAAGTCCTATAGCCAAGCATAGGCCATCCTTATTTCATttgttaaagtaaatgggaactgcttcttaaaggacaactgtaaggagaggtatatggaggctgccttatttattcacccttaaagagaacctgtactgagtaaaaatatttaacataaacacatgaggtaacttcaaatgaacattgcatagttaccttgccatcagttcctttcagaagctcaccattttcttctgacaataataccttctagttctgacaacattttgtcagatctgaaatatatcagttgctgtcagttatagcagagaggacaactgatgtaccaggtaatgtatgtttcccaatggctcaagtgggcgatgttacagtttaactgtgagctgaccagaaagctgttatgggtaatgaccattttcaaaatggaggacggagaattcccttgatcacagtgaacaaacaggacgcgggacaggagaaagacactgaggagtagactacatggaaggtaagtatgacttgtgtatgcttattttgacttttaattttcagttcaggttttctttaagcaataccagttgcctggcatccctgctgatctctttggctgcagtagtgtctgaatcacaccagaaacaagcatgcagctaatgttgtcagatgtgacaataatgtcagaagcccctgatctgctgcatgcttgttcaggggctatggctgatagtattagatgcaaaggatcagcagggctgccaggcaactatatTGCTtacaagggaataaatatggcagcctccctacagttgtccttttaaaaaaaagccagatacttaccttagttatggagaggggaggctcccctctcctctcccggtgcagcATTTGGCTGCTGACTTCAGAGAGTCTTCGGGAGGCCGAGTGCTCGTCCATACTGCCTTCAGGAGGACTTGGCTTCCGAAGTCCCCCACGGAGGAGGAGCCagagctgcaccgagggcaccaggagaggggaggctcattaggacccagagccctccctctcggtaggtaagtatctgatttctttatttaaaaaacaagtcCCATTAGCTTtacagcggacctaaactcaggacttcctctctgctgtaaaaaaataagctacagcataataacctttacagaaaaacatttctttgttacagctgatacaaatcctgcaataaatctgcagggtgtctacttcctgctttcatggaagcagacataggattaacatcctgtgtgttcaaatgagctgctctgccgtggcagtcagctgacacagctgggagatgaaattacggtggtgattagtcatagatgagggggaatgaATGGCATTCCAGCATGTCACAGTACACAAGGCCTGCAGCCACCACACAAACCAGTGACCTAATACATCACAGCACCAAACCGCTTATCAACCCAATGTGAATGTAAGCAAAAACTTCTGCAGCACCACGGAGGTAAATACAGCTCTTTATTAGATGAAAGCAGAGAGGTAGCCATGAATATAATAAAGAGCTACATTCACTAGGTGGTGCTGCAGAATGTGCTGCCTGCACATGTTTCACACCCCGCTGGGTTCTGCTGAAGCGCGGATACCTCTATTTGGGTGCTGGTCCGCTCTACTTGTACACAGATATTGtacacacacctgctgtatttctCACTCCATAACATGCTCTTTTTCCATCTAAATGTGGGGGAAATCTGTGCGACCAAATTATGCACATGAGGGCCAATGCCAGGCTTTCCCCCAAAGCTGTCTcttctccagccccccccccccccctgcagagtagAACAGCAGCAGAGCCCCTCACTTCTCAGGCCAGCTCCTAGATCTTGTGTCCTCTTATTCCTCGCTGGCACCCCCCGCTGTGACCCAGTGTATGTGCGCTGTTGGGAAATGTGGGGGCGCCAGCGACAACAAGAGAGTGCACCGGGTAGACAGGAGAAGGCGCTCTGCTGTCATTGCAATCTGCAGGGGCCGCAGGGATTGCTATTAGCTGTGGGGTGGTggacagcttggggggggggggggggggctagctcCAGGTGCTGCCACTTTGCTGGACCTTCTGGGGAGCAGTCAGCTTAGGAGGGGGAGACGCTCTTGCACCATGAAAATGCTCCAGGTTTAGAATAttattttcctggtttttgtccccTAAACCCCGGGTGCATCTTACTGTCAGGTgtgtctaatgctggatacactccATACGCTTTTTCCACTCAATCGTTTTTCCActtaattctcttatcttccgctcgtttttcgtatctttttttccattcacttctatgagaaatcaagcggtAAAAAGAGCGAGAGTAATATCAGACgacggaatttatcaatcgaacgcatctatcgAGCAGTAAAACGAAacgcgtgtacccagcattatggtGCTAAATATCATGTATTTACAGAGAGACAGATAAAGGTGCTTATCGCCTAAATACTCACATTccacctttatttccccctcactGGGCCAAAACAAAGCCAGAAAATCCAACATAACCTGCGGATATAAAAACCCTTCATTTACTGTGATCCACAAAGACAGGAAGGTACATTTCCTCCCGATAAGCAAGGAACACAGCGTCCCCAAATCCCCATCAGAGGATGTGTAACATACTCGCTCTGTAATGATCAGCACAACACGTGTACCAACTGGGAACAGAGAGTTTATTAACATGAAACAGGAAGAAGACAATCCTGGCAACACTCCGTGTATAAGAACATTACTATAGCCATTGTCACGCCAGGAAGGGCAGGTATGACAAGTGACAGTGTACACAACAATAGTGTGCAAATATTAACAACAGGATTAACTGTTCATAAAGTGAGAGGAGTCTCTTAGTTCCTGAAAATGTGTTATTACAGCCACTGGAGGCAAGACATTGCTGGAAGAGAACAATTCTGACATGTTACTAGGGATTCCTACCAAGAGGAGTATAAACAGCACAGCCAGGTACTCAaaaactgctccgactccacagccctggctccgTGTGAACCAGGGTCAGATAGTTGCAGGGTTAGATACTCATTTCATCAGATCAGATGGTGACCTGCTCAGCTCCAGAGCCACAAGTTGCAGAATATGCTTTCAGAGCCACTCAGGACAATTACAGAAGACCATAATCCATGTGATCTTGGGACTAAAGGATAGTATCGGCCAATCATAACTAAGgtagttatgattggccaatcactgaccaatgttaccacccccatgtagtatgaggatcaacagatattgaatactatgtacagattatgtaggtaaatcatactacatgaaggtgataaaattagatgtgtgtatgcaGAGAACATGTCAGAGGCCTAGAACGCACTAGCAGTATGttactaagcgctttgtgatgtgAGAAGCTCTTGCTGATGTAATACTATGGGTGTAATCCCAGTAGAGCGATGCGATTTTATAAAACTCCCCCATGGCATTGCATTAGAGAGAGCTTTACAACTCACTAATGCTTAGcagaggctgctagtgggtttgtgcCCTCAGGGTTGACTGACTTACGATACTACAGACAGGAGTGTCATTAAATAATCCCTGACTTTATGGGATAGGTTAATGGACAGTCAGTAGAAAAGGTCATTCAAGCTTGCATGCAACAGGGTCAGTCAAACCAGCAGGGAATGCTTCTGGCTGGCTCAGCTGCAAGAGGATTAgaatttgcattatattttccACCAAGCTGGAGATATTAGCATGTCATTCACCATCAGAAATTCTCAGCAGAAATGTGGCCTTTCTACCATGTGAGTAGGAGGTGGATAATACAGAGTATGAGGGCACCTGTGGTGTCCTTACAGATGCGAAGACCAGAAGAGATCTTGGGACACGCAGTATTTCAGGAGGGTCCATGAATGGCAATTCAGACAAGCGTCTGCAGAGGAATCCAGGCATGGGAATAGGACTTTCAGGGTCTGCCAGCTGGTGTTGGGGAATATAGTTAGGATTCCTGGCTTGAGGTTGGGGTGCTCAGTTCAGCAGTGGTAGAGTCGAGGTTGCACTTGAGTTAGGCCACCAGCGGAATCCAGGTGTGAGAAGACTTTTAGGGTCTGCCAGCTGGTGTTGGGGAATGTAGTTGGGGTTCCTGACTTGTGGTCAGGATTCTCAGTCTTGGGGTTTGGCAGGGGTGGGGTCCAGTTTAGTAACCAGAGGAATCCAGGTGTGAGAAGACTTTTAGGGTCTGCCGGCTGGTGTTGGGGAATGAAGTTGGGGTTCCTGACTTGTGGTCAGGATTCTCAGTCTTGGGGTTCGGCGGGGGTGGGGTCCAGTTTGGTAACCAGAGGAACCCATGTGTGAGAAGACTTTTAGGGTCTGCTGGCTGGTGCTGGGGAATGTAGTTGGGGTTCCTGACTTGTGGTCAGGATTCTCAGTCTTGGGGTTCGGCGGGGGTGGGGTCCAGTTTGGTAACCAGAGGAACCCACGTGTGAGAAGACTTTTAGGGTCTGCTGGCTGGTGTTGGGGAATGTAGTTGGGGTTCCTGGCTTATGGTTGGGATCCTCAGTCTTGGGGTTCGTAGTTGTTGAGTCTCTTGCGCAGGTCTTTGATCTGCTCGTTCTTTTTGGTCAGCATGTCCTTCATGTTGCGGTAAGCGGTGGTCTCCTGGAACTTcttctccagctccttctcagccaTGGTGAGCTGGTGCTGCACTCGGAGGAGCTGGTGCTTGGTGCCGGTCAGGTTCTCCTCCAGCTGCTTCTGGTTGGTGCTGTGCTCGCCCACCGTCTTCTGCAGCTCCACCTTGAGGCTGGCCAGGGACTCCTCCAGGTGGGAGACGTTCTGCGGGGGCGGGGCCTCCTGCTGACGCAGATCTCTGAGGGCGGTCTCGGCGCTGCGTTTCTCGTCCAGCGTGGAGGTGATGTGGGCCTCCAGGGTGCGCAGGCGGCCCCTCAGCTTGTCGTTGTCCTCCTGCAGGCGGGAGATCTCGGCGGTCAGCAGCTGGGAGGGGCCATCCAGCGGAGTAAGGCGGggcttggtggtggcaggggtggagTCAGGGTTGCGCTCCAGTTCGGCCACCTCCTCCAGTAGGCGTCGGTTCTCCAGCTCGGACAGGTCGGCGTGCAGCCGGAGGTGCCAGTGCTCAGCCTGCTGGAGGAGCTGCTGCAGGAGGAGCACATTAGTGTGGCTGGAGTGTAGCAGCTCTAGTTCCAGCTCACTCACTACCGCCCCCTGCAGGCCGTCCAGCAGCTCCGCCACCTCCTCTGCTGTATACATGCTGTCCTCCTGCAGCCGGCCCTCCCGCACCGCCCCGAAGCAGCATGTCACCCCCCGGAGCCGCAGCTGCCGCCTGGCCTGAGCCCAGCGCATGTATGCCAGCACCTCCGCCCGGTGCGCCTCCGCTATGTCCGCCATCACTACCCGTCACTATGGAGACGCCGCGCAGCTTCCGCCCGTCACCATGGAGACACGTCACTTCCGCCCCTCACTGCTGAGGGGACGGCACGCAGCTTCCGCCCGTCACCATGGAGACACGTCACTTCCGCCCCTCACTGCTGAGGGGACGGCACGCAACTTCCGCCCGTCACCATGGAGACACGTCACTTCCGCCCGGTGCGCCTCCGCTATGTTCGCCATCTCCCGTCACTATGGAGACGTCACTTTCGCCCATCACTGCAGAGGGGTTATACGTCACTTCCGCCCGTTCCTAGGTAGTCACTTCCGCCTGTGACACGGAGACAC contains:
- the LZTFL1 gene encoding leucine zipper transcription factor-like protein 1 is translated as MADIAEAHRAEVLAYMRWAQARRQLRLRGVTCCFGAVREGRLQEDSMYTAEEVAELLDGLQGAVVSELELELLHSSHTNVLLLQQLLQQAEHWHLRLHADLSELENRRLLEEVAELERNPDSTPATTKPRLTPLDGPSQLLTAEISRLQEDNDKLRGRLRTLEAHITSTLDEKRSAETALRDLRQQEAPPPQNVSHLEESLASLKVELQKTVGEHSTNQKQLEENLTGTKHQLLRVQHQLTMAEKELEKKFQETTAYRNMKDMLTKKNEQIKDLRKRLNNYEPQD